Within the Oryctolagus cuniculus chromosome 19, mOryCun1.1, whole genome shotgun sequence genome, the region ACATTAGGGGAGGGTCCAGCCAGCTGTGGGCGAGCAGCTGCACCCAAGGACACAAGTGTGGCCGCATGGGGTGAACGCCCCTCAAGGACCCCTGGGGCCTGGCAGAACCCAGCCAGCAGCGCCGCTGCCAGCAGGGCCGGGGGTTGTGGGACGCTTATTCCCAGGATGTCTGAACGCACTGCCGAGAAGGAAGCCGCTCCGCAGGCCCGGAAgccggcaggagggagggaggctggcgctgccAAGGGAGGGAACATGGGCGCCGCCGTCACCTCGCCACTAGGTGGCGGTGCTGAGCTGTGCTACTCCCCCAAGGTCTCGAAGCATCGGGGTTAGCAGCCAAGGACCCTGGACCCCCCCAGCTGCCGGGAGCCATCACACCTACCTCCCCAGCTCCTGACGCTGCACGTGGCACAGCCCACAGTGCCTCCGGGCAAGGCTGGCAGAACTGACCTACGTGGGTGGACCCCAGGCATCCATCCGTTGGGACCAGCCTCACCGCGGCAGTAGGGCAGACCCAGCTCACCGCCTTGCAaccagcagggccctggcctccAAACCCCCTCCCCAGGGTGGAACTGAGTCTTCCTTCCTCGGGTCCCAGTGGTGCGGGGAACACAGTCCACACTCCCAGTGCTCCCGGGGCCACCACACGCTTCCGGCCaggcgctggcactgcaggggggcTCAGGGTGAGGCTCTTACCCGGCCCCCCACTATCACCAGGCAGGACCTACAGTCCTGGGGAAGAAGGTGCCCGTTCTGGCCCTACCTGTAATCCCCAGGCTGCAGGCGTGTGCCCCGAGTCACAGCTCTGGATCCGCAGCCGTACGTGGCCCCAGCCAGGAGAGCTTGttcctgcacccccccccccaccgccacctGCTAGGAGCTCGAGGAGGGGGACAGCAGCTGCCAGGCAGCACCCCAGGAGGTAAGTGCAGGTGCTCCGGCAGCCCTGGgagcgcagtgccagcctcccctgCGCCACCTGCTCCTCTCgctgcagcctccctgggcaCACTCGCCCCAGAAGGCAGGGATCCAGAGGAACCGGGCCAGCTGGCCACGTCCTAGAGCCGGCGGTGTACTGAACAGGCAGTACCCGGCGCACAGCAGACGGGGCTTCCGTGGCTGCGGGGCACAGAAAGGCACCGCGAGCGGCAGGCAGGTTCTCAGGCCGGCCGTGAAGGCAGTGTCCCGACCCTGTGGCCTCCCGGGGAAGACGCCCGGCCACAAGGATCACGCGCCAGGCCCTGGAGATGCTGCCGTGCTGGCCCAGCCGGGGCCCGGGCACCCGTCGGCCTGCATGTGCTCCCCAGACCTGCACGTGGAGCAGTGTGCGGCCGTGCTCTGGGCCTCACTCTTCCtcacctgcagggcagggctggcggcAGCGCCAGGGGGCTAACGCCTGcaagcacgggggggggggggggggagcccctGCAGTGCTGCCCCTCCCTCAGACTCAGCATGCCCCTGCGCACCGCGCACCCCTGCCGGCGGCTCACCCAGCTCCACGGCCACGGGCAGCTACGGCCAGAGCTCCACGGAGCTCCCTGGGCCAGGCCGCTGGCCAGAGCCCGCCATTGTTCAGCAAATGCTCTGGGGACAGGCAGCGGGGCGAGGAGGGGAGGGCCTGCCGCAGCTCAGCTCCGTGTTGGAGGTCTCTGGCTTTTTAGACTAGGGAACACGCTGCCCACTGCTTCACTTGGCTTCTGTTGGTTTCTGCTTTGCTCAAACTCCCCCAAGGCTCTGGCTCCTGTAGTCAGAGAAAGGgcaaggggcaggggctggcggaAAGCAAGCTCCAGAGAGCCCTGGGCTGAGCTCAGTCCCAGGACCCGGGACCAGGGTCCCTgaccacgggggggggggggggggctcccaccACGGCTCCTCCAAGGAAGGCCAGGAGTGTACCAGAAAGGGCTAAGCAGGACACCAGGTGGGAGGCGCTGCACCGGGATACGCCACCGAgaaaggaggggctggggccagggctgctggagacaggagcagggGCACGCGTGGCAGAGGGGCTGACCTCTGCGGCCAGAGCCGGGCACACACACGTGCGTGCAGCTCCGACTCCCCTTCCTGCAAAAAGGGTGACCAAAACTCACGCTCCTTCTGCCTGGATTTCTGAACCCTTGGCGGTCAGGTTTCAGAGGCCCCTATCCAGGAGGCACAGGAACACAGCGTGGaccagccctcccccagcctcggAGCTAACACCCGGAGGGCCCAAGGCTGAGCCCCGGCCTGTGGCCCCGACACGagcagaggcgggggagggggggcccaCTGAGCAGCCCCACAGGGCTCCATGGTTGTGCAGCTCCCACCCAGATCCTGCTCACTCCCTGCCGTACTGAAgcctggcggggaggggaggggtcacaAAGACAGGACTCgcctgcctccctgggctggCTCCAGGGCGAGGCCCTGCTCCGGCATCACACTGACCGGTGACACTCACCCCTGGAAGGAGCACCCCACGCCTCGGCTGTGACACGGCAGTGAGGACGGCACCAACCCGACCGGGTGGTCACGGATAGGACGGTCTCAGCGCCTGGCGGGAACACTTCCCTGTTCTGGGGACAGTGACACACGCGCCCAAGGGCTCCTGGAACATCCGCCCGCCCATCCATCGAGCCCCgcctccacctcctgcccacaCCTGAATCCCCGCCGGGCCGAGGTGCGCGGCCTGCACCTCGTCTTCGGGAGGTTTCCAATGTCAGATCTACCCACCGAGACTTGCGGACACCCCTTCGCCAACGAGTGCTCACCCTCTCACATGGGGACCGCCTCTCGCACCCCGCCACAATTCACGGGGAATCCAGTTCACGCGTGGCTCTggccagcggccagggctgggccacctcCTTCTACCCTCCCCTCTCCGGGCCACCAGCACCTTCTGACCGGTTCCTCTCCCGCCCTCTCCAGCCCCCTCGGAACACCAGCCGTCCACCCCACCGCTTCAACACCTGCCCAGCACCAGAACCACCGGCTTGCTGGGGATTCCGTGCCTCTCGGCGTGTGCACACTGCTGGCCGCTCTGGAGAGCCCTGGCCCGGCATCCCCGGCTAACCCTGCGCACCAAGTGCAGTGGGAGAGCcccccccactgcctccctgccATAAGTCAGATGGGGGTGCTAAATGAGATgacagacagcagcagcagggtGTGGCGCACTCACTCCAACAGCTATGCGGAATGAAGACACagccgccagccccgcccccccccccccccccccgagctcCTGCCGGACCGGCCGGCACGCGGCAGGCCCACCGCGGCTGCACCACACGCCACTGGCTTCCCGGCCGGCCTCCGAGGGGAGCGCGGGGCGCCCTCACCTGAGGTCCCTCAGCCGCTCGCAGTGCTTCAGCATGTCCAGGAGGGCGGGCACGTAGACCACCTTCCCCAGCAGGCCCAGGTTGGCCAGCGACAGGGACTgcagctgctggcactgcaggccgatgCTCACCAGCCCGGAGCCCGTCAGGACGCTGGGCAGCTGGGCCAGCGTCAGGTGCCGCAGGAAGGCCAGCTGGCCGATGGCGGCCACCTCCGAGTCGCCGACGCTCTGCGCCCGGCTGCAGGGCGGGAGGGAGTTGCGGATGGCGGGCTCGTTGCGCGGCATGGCCGAGGAGAAGTTGGAGCCGATCAGCTCCAGGCGCTCCAGAAAAGGCAGGCTCTTCAGCAGAGACCAGAACACGGAGGAGGGCGGGGGCGCCGCGTGGCCCGAGCAGGGGCCGGGACAGGTCTGCACGCCGATGCGCACCTTCTTGCCAAAGCCGCGGGCCACGGCGTGCatggcgggcggggcgggcgcgcggTCGGCTCGTGGCGCCGAGTCGGCCACGGAGCACacgggcagggagagggagcgcAGGTGGCGCAGTCGGGCCAGGAGCTGGCAGAGGTGCCTGCCCAGGCCCTCGGAGCTGTGGTGGTGGGCGGCGGAGAGGTTGAGGTGCCGCAGGTTGCAGCAGGAGGCCACCAGCGTCTCCAGGATGCTGCTGTCGATGTCGTCGTCCGCCTTGCGCAGCAGGGAGTCGGGGGAGAGGCAGTGGATGCAGCCGCTGAGGTTGAGGCTGGCCAGGCTGCGCAGGTCCCGCCCGCTGTTGATGACCCGCTGGATGAGGTGGCCGCCGGACAGCGTGCAGCGGCTGAAGCTGAAGTAGAGGGGGTTGTGGAAGCGCAGGTTCTGCAGGAGCGACGAGCCGTTGAGCCAGGACTTGGGCAGCTGCAGGGCGTCCAGCGTGACGTTGCGGGCCATGGAGTCCAGCAGGTTCTTGGTGGCCCCGCTCTCGGCGAAGCTGCCCGGCACGGAGATGAGGAAGGCGTGCAGGTTCTCAGGCGTGCGGTCGCTGAGCACGGCCAGGTAGAGCCGCACCACCTCCTGGTTGATGTAGCCCGGGGCCAGGCGGGCGTAGAAGACGCGCAGGTTCTGGTAGTGGGGCACGTTGCTCTGGCCCACCATCAGCTGGCCCGAGAGGACGGCGCCCTCGCGCGTGCGGTCCAGGATCTCGAAGTAGAGCAGCAGCCGCTCCAGGCTGGTGCAGCAGGGCACCACGCCGTAGGAGGGCGTGAACAGCGTCTGCTTGAGCTCCCGCACGCGGCTCAGCGTGGCCTTGCACTCGCCACTCAGCTGGCTGGCGTCGAAGCCGGGGCTCACGTCGATGGCCAGCGAGCGCAGGTGCGGCAGGGCCGAGAGCATCTTGGAGAGGCGCAGGGAGGTGAGATGGCAGCCCGAGAGGTTCACCTTCACCAGGCCGTGGCAGCGGGCCACCTGCTCGATGGTGGCGCCCGGCAGCCAGTAGCAGCCGGCCAAGTTCAGCTGCTGGATCTCCCGGCCGATGGCCTTCACCAGCTGCTTCACCTTGTCCTGGCTCACCTGCAGCACAGCAACGGGCGGGAGAGCAAGGGTGAGGCTTCACCCCTCACCCCGCCCCAACACACGACGGCAGAGGCGCTGCCCTCGCGCCTGCCTTCAGCCGACAGGGAGGGTGCGTGGGAACACGGGGGGTTCACAGGCTGCGCAAAGAGCCAGGGCAGAACGGCCACGCGTAACCGCGGGACCCCAGAGCAGGGGCTCCCGTGCCTGTGCGCTCACTAAGGTGGAAACGACCCGACCTCCACCAACGGGAGAGGGATCCGCAGGAAGCCCTTCAGCCGCACACAGCCAGGAAGCACCGGCCCGGCCACGCTGGGGAAGCTCGGGGACACCGAGCAGCACACACGCGTGACGCCACTTCCGTGGGCACTCAGGGACAGACGCAGAACAGAGGCtaccggggccggggctggggctggggatggAGCGAGGGAAGTCCTTCCCTGATGGGCCCGGTTTCTGACCAGGAGATGAGAACGTTCCGGAGACGGATGGCAGTGACAGTCACACACAACACCAATGAGCTGAAGGTCACTCAAGGGGACCCTGAACACTGAGTGAGACGATGAgcttcggggccagcgctgcagcgcTGCGGGTCagctcccacatcccacatcccagcaCCAGTTAGAGGCCTGGTGCtcggcttccaacccagctcctgctaatgcatccgggCAAGCAGCAAATGATATCAgacccaagcgcctgggccctgccaccatgcgggagacccggatgacatcatatctctcactctcttttcccCATGTCTCTCTgatattctgactttcaaatagatatgagagaaagagacagagaaatatagtttattttttagctggtgctgtggctcaacaggctaatcctccgccttgcagccccggcacaccgggttctagtcccagtcagggcgccggattctgtcccggatgcccctcttccaggccagctctctgctgtggcccgggagtgcagtggaggatggcccaagtgcttgggccctgcacccgcatgggagaccaggagaagcacctggctcctgccatcggatcagtgcggtgcgctggccgcagcgcgccggccattggagggtgaaccaacggcaaaggaagacctttctctctctctcactatccactctgcctgtcaagaaaaatgtatatagtttattttttaaaacaatttatttacttatttgaaaggcagaattacagaaaaagaggggtaagagacagagagaaaggtcttccttctgttggttcactctccagatgtctacaacggccagagctgggctggtctgaagttaggagcttcttccaggtctcccacatggatgcagagtcccaagcactcaagccatcttccgctgccttcccagccacataacagggagctggaccagaagtagagcagctgggactccaactagcacccatatgggatgccggcactgcaggcagcagcttaacccgttatgccacagtgctagccccagtttatgtttattttaaccACAATTTAAGAATTGGTGAAAATGGGGGTGAACGTATTGGTGCAGTGGGGTAAaccactgcttggggtgcctgcattccaaactggagggcctggttcaagtctcagcttctccgctctagatccagcgccctgctactgcacaccctaagaggcagccggcaatgcccaagtgcttgagcccctgccacccacacgggagacctgtagagcgcctggctcctgcctctggcgtggcccggccctggctgccgcaagcatttggggagtgagccagtaggtggaagatggatctctttctctctgccgttctctatcactctgtctttcaaacacataaataaaggTAAAGATGATGCTTCACATGATGTTGATAATGGAATATAGCAGTCACGCTGAATTGTGTGAGTGAAGTGCAAGGTGACATAGCCCAGAGACGCTGTGTGACAGCAGGAGGCCCCGCTGTGGAGGAGCCCCAGGAAAGCTCCCAAAGCCCCCAGACTGCCAACCACAGCACAGGGCCACCTGGCGGCCCCATCGCCACGCTCAGGGCAAGCTGGCCGGGGTGGCCTGCAAAGCCGACCCTGCTGACGCCCACCGCGAGCGAGGCTGTGTGCTGCATCCACCTCAGAAGGCCTCAGCCCGGGCAGCtcccagggagagggaagggcaggCACACTCCACGCTCCACACACACACGGGCGGCCACCGTGCCAGGTGCACGGCTCCTTCCTCTCCAGGCAGGAAGCCCTACatcagcaccctgggaggctgcccgccccccgcccccagcagagACAGGCACCTTTAGCACCGGCAAAAGCTCCAGGGCGGTTTTCCTTTGGTATCAAAGGCTGTACTTCAGGGTCACCAGAACAGCCAGGAGCCTTCCCACGGTCTCGTGCAGCTTAGCCAAGGTCAAGGACCATCTTTAAGATGTCAACTAATGGGGCTGccatgtggcccagcaggttgagCCTGCGATGGTGGCATCACACaaggcaccaatttgagtcccggctgctccacttctgatccagctccctgctaaggtgcctgagaaaacagcgcaagtggcccaggtgcttgggcccctgcacccacgtgggagatgtggacagagttccaggttcctggcttcagcctggcccagctgtctgaagaatgaacgagtggatggaagacctctctctctctctctctccttctctgtaactctgcctttcaaatacagaaataaatcccACGTAAAACAGAAAAGATGTCAACTAATTTTCAACAAAAGCTCCAAAGCAACATAATACAGAAAGGATGGCAGCTTCAACAAGTGGGGCCAGAATGACCGACGGCCACACACAGGGCGGGGACGGGCGAGCCGACCCCGCGCCACGTGGACACAGGAACAGCGAGCAGATCACAGGCGTGGCTGGGACAGTGAGAGCTGGAAAAGCTGCACACGACCAGCCGTGACCGCAAGCTTTGCCAGCGCGGAGTGACCAGCTCTCCCACAGCTGCAGGCGAGTGGCCACCAGCACTCCGTGCCACGGGACATGACGAGAGCCTCCCCGAGCAGCTCTGGGACCAGCAATGCCTCCTACTCTGTCCCGGGACCACCGCTTCTGCCCCAAACCGCATCCACGTCCACCAGCCCTGCAGGGCGGAGCCaggcccgcgccccgccccgccccgccccgcccccaggccgccTCACCTGATAGTCCTTCTGCAGCTGCACGGTGTGCACGAGGCTCTTGTCCAGGCACAGGGCCGCCAGCTTCCGGCAGGTGCGCCGCACGTTCAGGATCAGGTCTGTGCTGGGCACGTGGCTCAGGATGTGCAGCAGGATCTCGTCCGAGAAGCCCAGCAGGTGGGTGCCGCTGGCCACCCCGGCCGCCGCGGGGGCTGCGTCCTCGTCACTGGACATGTCCTGAAAATCAGAGGGGACACCAGATTCCCACGGGATCCCCACGGGCAGCCACCAGCCCGGCTGGCCCAgctggggagagaagagaggcccCCTTCAGTCTGTGGGAAAGAAGGTGGGTTTAGCAAAACCCTTAAGTGCACGGCAGGAGACTCCAGAGTCTTTCCAACCTGCAAACCAGGATCTCTCTTCTACAGGGAACACGGACACAGCAGGCTCAGCCCCCCGGTTCTACAGTGAACACGGACACAGCAGGTTCAGCCCCCCGCTTCTACAGTGAACATGGACACAGCAGGCTCAGCCCCCCGGTTCTACAGTGAACACGGACACAGCAGGTTCAGCCCCCCGCTTCTACAGGGAACACGGACACAGCAGGCTCAGGCCCCCACGACGCCCGCCCCCCGCTGGAGCACTGGGATGCAGTCCCaacgctgcttctgatccagctccctgctaacgcgcctgagcagcagaggctggcccacccacgtgggagagcaggatggagtgcCCGCCTCCTGCTGTCAGCCCGGCTCAGCCGCCTACTGCTGAAGGCATTGGGGGGAATTAACCGGAAATCTatcctctgtcaaataaataaagtgaatcaacattttaaaatgatacatttatgcattttaaaaaactaaaggataggccggcaccgtggctcactaggctaatcctccaccttgcagcgccggcacaccgggttctagtcccggtcgaggcgccggattctgtcccggttgcccctcttccaggccagctctctgctgtggccagggagtgcagtggaggatggcccaggtgcttgggccctgcaccccatgggagaccaggaaaagcacctggc harbors:
- the FBXL18 gene encoding F-box/LRR-repeat protein 18, whose translation is MASSGEDMSSDEDAAPAAAGVASGTHLLGFSDEILLHILSHVPSTDLILNVRRTCRKLAALCLDKSLVHTVQLQKDYQVSQDKVKQLVKAIGREIQQLNLAGCYWLPGATIEQVARCHGLVKVNLSGCHLTSLRLSKMLSALPHLRSLAIDVSPGFDASQLSGECKATLSRVRELKQTLFTPSYGVVPCCTSLERLLLYFEILDRTREGAVLSGQLMVGQSNVPHYQNLRVFYARLAPGYINQEVVRLYLAVLSDRTPENLHAFLISVPGSFAESGATKNLLDSMARNVTLDALQLPKSWLNGSSLLQNLRFHNPLYFSFSRCTLSGGHLIQRVINSGRDLRSLASLNLSGCIHCLSPDSLLRKADDDIDSSILETLVASCCNLRHLNLSAAHHHSSEGLGRHLCQLLARLRHLRSLSLPVCSVADSAPRADRAPAPPAMHAVARGFGKKVRIGVQTCPGPCSGHAAPPPSSVFWSLLKSLPFLERLELIGSNFSSAMPRNEPAIRNSLPPCSRAQSVGDSEVAAIGQLAFLRHLTLAQLPSVLTGSGLVSIGLQCQQLQSLSLANLGLLGKVVYVPALLDMLKHCERLRDLRLEQPYFSANAQFFQALSQCPSLQRLCLVSRSGTLQPDAVLAFMARSLHMVVCHLFTGESLATCKSLQQSLLRSFQAERPALNVVIFPLLHEGLTDVIRDVPMVHLDEITLFKSRVAEEPPNLWW